Proteins encoded in a region of the Manduca sexta isolate Smith_Timp_Sample1 chromosome 1, JHU_Msex_v1.0, whole genome shotgun sequence genome:
- the LOC115447699 gene encoding probable polyamine oxidase 5 isoform X2, with protein sequence MSYDTIVVGLGSAGATAASTLAKAGKKVLALEAMDRVGGRVNTVPFGDGLVELGAEWMHGTYPSRVFDAAVKTNIPLLTQSLDFKIYNSDGSSADDRVIQDLMEYGLDAADHPPAVPEPMGQYIWRKMLDYMNEKYPHLSKNTKFLDSLLFYMDLVVNSYESSNNWNDVSTASRYTKLEGHQHISWHKLGYKTFFEILLNTYNNGPGYPNLDILLNKEVSRITWPRQPAEDVVVSCSDGSVYRARSVIVTVSLGVLKERHANLFSPKLPEKKVSAITNLSMGVMDKIILRFDRAWWPSGATFFGFLWDKETREKVPQKDEWVTKIYAASCPLGNLKALTLWTTGDIGILVETLPEDLVKNKVMEILRRFMGKNIDIPEPIGIIRSNWYSNPYTRGSYTYDNLLTVQYPNSRVDLGEPLVDSAGNPRVLFAGEATNLTQFSTVHGASETGYKEAIRLLSVQSKL encoded by the exons ATGAGTTACGACACGATCGTGGTAGGCCTAGGGTCAGCTGGTGCGACGGCCGCGTCGACCCTCGCCAAGGCCGGGAAGAAGGTCCTGGCGCTGGAGGCGATGGACAGGGTCGGCGGACGAGTCAACACCGTGCCCTTCGGAGATGGACTCGTCGAGCTCGGGGCTGAGTG GATGCACGGCACATACCCAAGTCGAGTGTTCGACGCGGCCGTCAAAACAAACATACCACTCCTCACCCAATCGTTGGACTTCAAGATTTACAACTCCGACGGCTCGTCAGCTGACGATCGTGTGATTCAAGACCTTATGGAGTATGGGTTGGACGCGGCCGACCACCCGCCAGCTGTGCCTGAGCCTATGGGCCAGTATATATGGAGGAA AATGCTAGACTACATGAACGAAAAATACCCGCATTTATCGAAAAACACGAAATTCTTAGATTCATTACTATTCTATATGGATTTAGTAGTGAACAGTTATGAGTCTTCTAACAATTGGAATGATGTATCGACGGCCTCGAGGTACACTAAACTGGAGGGTCACCAACATATAAGCTGGCATAAGCTCGGATATAAAACtttctttgaaatattattg AACACATACAATAACGGTCCCGGCTACCCCAACCTGGACATCTTGTTGAACAAGGAGGTGTCTCGCATCACGTGGCCGCGACAGCCGGCGGAGGACGTGGTCGTGTCCTGCTCCGACGGCTCCGTCTACAGAGCCCGGAGTGTTATTGTGACGGTCTCGCTCGGCGTGCTCAAGGAGAg gcaCGCCAACCTGTTCTCTCCGAAATTGCCTGAGAAGAAAGTGTCGGCCATTACCAATTTATCTATGGGAGTGATGGACAAAATAATCCTACGATTCGATCGAGCATGGTGGCCGTCCGGTGCTACGTTCTTCGGGTTCCTGTGGGACAAGGAGACCAGAGAAAAGGTGCCCCAAAAAGATGAATGGGTGACGAAGATTTATGCCGCGAGTTGTCCTCTCGGGAACCTTAAGGCGCTGACGCTTTGGACTACCGGAGATATCGGGATATTG GTGGAGACACTGCCTGAAGACTTGGTGAAGAACAAAGTGATGGAAATCCTCAGGAGGTTCATGGGAAAGAATATCGACATACCCGAGCCTATTGGCATCATAAG ATCCAACTGGTATTCAAATCCGTACACCCGCGGCAGCTACACCTACGACAACCTACTGACCGTACAGTACCCTAACTCCAGAGTCGACCTGGGCGAACCGCTGGTCGACTCTGCAGGCAACCCTCGAGTACTGTTCGCTGGTGAGGCGACCAATCTTACGCAGTTCTCTACAGTGCATGGGGCGTCTGAGACCGGTTATAAAGAAGCCATTCGTCTATTATCGGtgcaaagtaaattataa
- the LOC115447699 gene encoding probable polyamine oxidase 5 isoform X1 has product MYLGFPRKGYKVMKAIMSYDTIVVGLGSAGATAASTLAKAGKKVLALEAMDRVGGRVNTVPFGDGLVELGAEWMHGTYPSRVFDAAVKTNIPLLTQSLDFKIYNSDGSSADDRVIQDLMEYGLDAADHPPAVPEPMGQYIWRKMLDYMNEKYPHLSKNTKFLDSLLFYMDLVVNSYESSNNWNDVSTASRYTKLEGHQHISWHKLGYKTFFEILLNTYNNGPGYPNLDILLNKEVSRITWPRQPAEDVVVSCSDGSVYRARSVIVTVSLGVLKERHANLFSPKLPEKKVSAITNLSMGVMDKIILRFDRAWWPSGATFFGFLWDKETREKVPQKDEWVTKIYAASCPLGNLKALTLWTTGDIGILVETLPEDLVKNKVMEILRRFMGKNIDIPEPIGIIRSNWYSNPYTRGSYTYDNLLTVQYPNSRVDLGEPLVDSAGNPRVLFAGEATNLTQFSTVHGASETGYKEAIRLLSVQSKL; this is encoded by the exons CATCATGAGTTACGACACGATCGTGGTAGGCCTAGGGTCAGCTGGTGCGACGGCCGCGTCGACCCTCGCCAAGGCCGGGAAGAAGGTCCTGGCGCTGGAGGCGATGGACAGGGTCGGCGGACGAGTCAACACCGTGCCCTTCGGAGATGGACTCGTCGAGCTCGGGGCTGAGTG GATGCACGGCACATACCCAAGTCGAGTGTTCGACGCGGCCGTCAAAACAAACATACCACTCCTCACCCAATCGTTGGACTTCAAGATTTACAACTCCGACGGCTCGTCAGCTGACGATCGTGTGATTCAAGACCTTATGGAGTATGGGTTGGACGCGGCCGACCACCCGCCAGCTGTGCCTGAGCCTATGGGCCAGTATATATGGAGGAA AATGCTAGACTACATGAACGAAAAATACCCGCATTTATCGAAAAACACGAAATTCTTAGATTCATTACTATTCTATATGGATTTAGTAGTGAACAGTTATGAGTCTTCTAACAATTGGAATGATGTATCGACGGCCTCGAGGTACACTAAACTGGAGGGTCACCAACATATAAGCTGGCATAAGCTCGGATATAAAACtttctttgaaatattattg AACACATACAATAACGGTCCCGGCTACCCCAACCTGGACATCTTGTTGAACAAGGAGGTGTCTCGCATCACGTGGCCGCGACAGCCGGCGGAGGACGTGGTCGTGTCCTGCTCCGACGGCTCCGTCTACAGAGCCCGGAGTGTTATTGTGACGGTCTCGCTCGGCGTGCTCAAGGAGAg gcaCGCCAACCTGTTCTCTCCGAAATTGCCTGAGAAGAAAGTGTCGGCCATTACCAATTTATCTATGGGAGTGATGGACAAAATAATCCTACGATTCGATCGAGCATGGTGGCCGTCCGGTGCTACGTTCTTCGGGTTCCTGTGGGACAAGGAGACCAGAGAAAAGGTGCCCCAAAAAGATGAATGGGTGACGAAGATTTATGCCGCGAGTTGTCCTCTCGGGAACCTTAAGGCGCTGACGCTTTGGACTACCGGAGATATCGGGATATTG GTGGAGACACTGCCTGAAGACTTGGTGAAGAACAAAGTGATGGAAATCCTCAGGAGGTTCATGGGAAAGAATATCGACATACCCGAGCCTATTGGCATCATAAG ATCCAACTGGTATTCAAATCCGTACACCCGCGGCAGCTACACCTACGACAACCTACTGACCGTACAGTACCCTAACTCCAGAGTCGACCTGGGCGAACCGCTGGTCGACTCTGCAGGCAACCCTCGAGTACTGTTCGCTGGTGAGGCGACCAATCTTACGCAGTTCTCTACAGTGCATGGGGCGTCTGAGACCGGTTATAAAGAAGCCATTCGTCTATTATCGGtgcaaagtaaattataa